The window ACAGAGGAACTGGGCGGGGCTATGACCCATAACCAGACCAGCGGGGTGGCCAGTTTTGTTTCTCAGGATGAGGATGAATGCCTGGATATGATCAGGCATCTGCTGGAGTTCATCCCCCAAAACAACCTCAGTGACCCACCACGGGTTGAACCGCATGAACCCCTGTTTGACAGGGAGATTGACTCCATAGTCCCGGAAAGTCCCAATAAGCAGTATGATGTCAGGGATGTCATTCGTGCAGTTGCAGATAACAGCGAACTGTTTGAGGTACACCGCTATTTTGCGGAAAATGTAGTCACCGGGCTAGCCCGGATTGACGGCCGTTCAGTGGGAATCGTTGCAAACCAACCGCGGGTACTGGCGGGATGCCTTGATATCAATGGGTCTGATAAGATTGCCCGGTTTGTCAGGTTTTGTGACTCTTTCAATATCCCCCTGGTTACATTTGTGGATGTCCCCGGCTTCCTGCCCGGAACCGGACAGGAATACGGGGGGATCATCCGGCATGGAGCCAAAATACTGTATGCCTACTCCGAGGCTACGGTACCCAAGATAAGCATTATCCTCAGAAAGGCTTACGGCGGGGCCTATGTAGCTATGTGCAGCCGGTCCATCGGAGCCGATATTGCCCTTTCCTGGCCGAATGCGGAAATTGCCGTTATGGGACCCGAAGGGGCTGCCAACATCATCTTCCGCGAGGATATCAACAATGCTGAAAAACCGGAGGAAGTGAGGGCACAGAAAATAACTGAGTACCGGGAGAAATTTGCTAATCCGTATATTGCCTGTTCCCAGGGAATGGTGGATGATGTCATTGACCCCCGGGATACCCGGAACAGGTTAATTAACAGCCTTAATATGCTGGTAAATAAGCGTGAATCAAGACCGGGTAAGAAACACGGCAATATTCCGTTGTAAAGGGGGGAAGTCATGTTCAGGAAGGTGCTTATAGCTAACCGGGGCGAGATTGCCGTACGGATAATCAGAGCCTGTCAGGAAATGAATATCAGGACAGTTGCCGTACATTCCGAGGTAGATAAAGATTCCCTTCATGTTGAGATTGCTGAGGAAGCTTATGATATTGGCTCTCCCAAGGGATACCTGAATCAGGAGACAATTATTGAAGTTGCCAGGGAGGCGAATGCTGACGCAATTCATCCGGGATACGGGTTCCTGTCGGAAAATCCGGATTTTGCCCGGAGATGCCAGGAAAGCGGCATCACCTTTATCGGTCCTTCTCCTGAAGCAATTAAATCGATGGGAGATAAGGCTGTCGCCCGGGATACCATGCTGCGGGCAGAAGTACCCGTTGTCCCTGGTTCTGACGGCCCCATCAACAAAGACAGGGAGGCTGTCCGGGTCGCAGACAAAATTGGTTATCCGGTACTGGTTAAGGCGGCAGCGGGCGGTGGGGGACGCGGCATGCGGGTTGCCCACAGCAGGAAAGAAATCCTTGATGCGGTAAAAAGCGCCCGCTCAGAATCACTCTCGTGTTTTGGGTCCTCCGAAGTATATATTGAGAAGTATCTCGATGACTGCCGCCATATAGAGTTCCAGATACTTGCCGATAGCAGCGGAAATGTGGTCCATCTGGGAGAACGGGACTGTTCCGTGCAGCGGCGGAACCAGAAACTGATAGAAGAAGCCCCTGCCGGTATTCTATCAGTAGAAAAAAGGGAGCAGATGGGTGAGGTTGCGATTATGGCGGCCAGGGCTGTAGACTATGTTGGCGCAGGTACGGTAGAATTTCTTTATACCACTGAAGGCAAATTTTATTTTATGGAAATGAATACCCGGGTTCAGGTAGAACACCCGGTTACCGAATTGATCACGGGAGTTGATATTGTAAAGGAACAGATCCGTGTTGCTGCAGGTGAACCGCTCAGCTTCAGTCAGGACGATGTTATTATCAGAGGCCATGCCATAGAATGCAGGATAAATGCCGAAGACCCGGAACAGAACTTTATGCCGGGGCCGGGACAGGTTGCTTATTACCGTCCCCCGGGCGGGTTTGGCGTAAGGTGTGATAGTGCGGTATATTCGGGTTATCACATATCTCCTTATTATGATTCCATGATTGGAAAGCTGATAGTATGGGGAAAGGACCGGGATGAAGCTATTATCAGGATGAGAAGGGCTCTTAAGGAGTTTATCATCGAGGGAGTGCCCACTACCATACCCTTTCACCTGCTGGTGCTGGATCACGAAATATTTTTGAATGGAGCAGCCTACACCAATTTTGTCAGAAAACATATTGAAGAAGTTTCCTGTGAAGAGGGGCAGAATCATATAGTCAGTTTGTCCCAAATAAGAGAGGCCCTCCTGCAGAAGCGCGCTGCCAGGCCGGTGGCTTCACCGGGCCAGGAAACCGTGGCTGTGTTGGGAGCGGCAGTAGCAGTTTATGGAAACAGTCAGGGGCAGAACCTGGCCATTACAGACATTCAGCCGGAGCGGCAGATTACGGCAGATGATTTTACTCCCTGGAGATTAATGGGGATCAACAAGCTTATGATTGACCGGTGGTCAATAAGATAGAGGGGGGTAATCATGAAGAAAAAACTGAAAATAACCATCAACAACCAAAGTTACTTGGTTACCGTGGAAGAAGTAAGGGAATCTGCACTGCAGGCTGTGGAGCCACAGGGAGTAGTTGGCAGACCGGTTGCTTCACGTCCTTCGATAAGACCGCTGCCATCCAAACCAGTCTTGGTTGATGCTTCCAGAAATGAGGCGGGGACCGGGGTGGTTTCTCCAATGCCGGGTGTTATTTTGAACGTAAAAGTTCAAGAGGGTGACTCCGTAAAGCAGGGAGATGTTGTGGTAGTTCTTGAGGCTATGAAAATGGAGAACGAAATAACTGCCAAAAAAGGGGGTGTTGTCGGGGAAGTGCTGGTTAAGGAAGGCCAAACCGTATCAGCAGGAGAAGTGATAATGGTTATTGACTAATTAAAATAATTGTTGTACGCTCGTTGCGGGGGGAGAGTTACGGACACATTTACCAAAACATGTAGGAGGTATCTTGAATGGGAGACAATTTTGAGGGTTTGAAGACAGTGGGAACCGGTCTAATCCCGCCGCACGTGAGAGCTTTTATGAAATGGGCTGAGGAGGACCCGGAGGGGTTCTGGGAGAATGCAGCAGTTAAAGCTGCAAATGATATCCACTGGTTTAAGAAATGGGATAAGGTGTTTACTTGGGACTACCCGACATTCAGGTGGTTCGAAGGCGGGCTTACCAACATCAGCTACAACTGCCTGGATTATAATATCGAGAGAGGGCGTGCCGGCCGGGCGGCTCTGGTAGCTGAATCGGGTGAAACCAGTGAGGCTAATACGGTAACGTATGCTGAGCTCCTCTATAGGGTACAAAAAATTGCCGCAGCCCTGCGCGGTATGGGGGCAAAAAAAGGCGACCGGATAGTTGTCTACATGCCCACCAGCATAGATTCCATCGCAACAATGCTGGCTTGTGCCCGGATAGGAGCAATCCATGTGGTGATATTCGCCGGTTTTTCCGCCGGAGCGGTAGCTGACCGGGTCAATATCTCCGGTGCCCAGTACGTAATTCTGCAGGATCAGAATTTGCGTCGGGGCAAACCGGTAAACCTGAAGAAAATTGTTGATGATGGGCTTGACAGGTGCCCCCCGGACCAAATTAAAAAAGTGGTGGTGCTTAAAAAAGGCGCCAACCCTGAGATGAAAGACGGCCGGGACATTTTCTGGGATGATTTTTTAGCCGGTGGCGAGGGCCAGAGTTCTGCAGTGGAACTTATGGAATCAAATGAACCTCTGTTCATGCTGCCTACCTCGGGAACCACGGCCAAGCCGAAAGTAACTGTGCAAAAACACGGTGGCTACCAGATATATGTATACAATATGGCCAAGTGGATTTATGGTCTCGACGAAACCGATATCTGGTTCTGTACTTCAGATATTGGATGGATTGTAGGGCACAGCTATAATGTATACGGCCCGCTGCTTCATGGCTGTACATCGGTGATCTATGAAGGAACCCCCGATTACCCGCGAAAAGATATGTGGTGGGCCATTGCGGAGAAATATAAAGCCACTGCATTATGGTTATCCCCTACCGGTGTACGCGGTCTGATGAGACTGGGCCTGGACCAGGCAAAAAGTCACGATTTAAGCACAGTCAAACGCATATTCTGTGCCGGCGAGGTGCTGAACCCGCCGGCCTGGAAGTGGCTGCAAGAGGAAGTGTTTGAAAACCGTATTCCGGTTATAGACCATATGTGGCAGACCGAGACCTCGGGTCCGATTTTTGCCAATCCCTACGGACTGGGAATGATACCTATCAAGCCTGGTTCTGCAGGTATCCCGGTTCCCGGTGTGGTAATGGAGATCGTAGATGACAAGACCGGTGAAAAGACACCAATTGGAGATAAGGGCGCCATGCTGATAAAAAGACCATTCCCCGGCCTGGTGTCAACGCTGTGGGGAGATCCGGAAACATATTTGACTTCATATTGGGAGAAATACCCGGCCACAAAGGGAGCCTACTATTGCGGTGATGCAGCTACAATGGATGAAGACGGTTATATCTGGTTTGCCGGCCGTTCTGATGAAGTAATGAAAATTGCTGCCCACCGGATTGGCACAATTGAGGTGGAAAATGCCCTGATATCCCATGAGGCTGTAGCAGAAAGTGGCGTTTCCGGAGTCCCTGATGAATTGCGCGGTGAGGTAGCCTGTGCATTTGTTGTCCTCAAAGCCGGCTATGAGCCCTCTAAAGAACTTACACAAGAACTGATTACCCATGTTCGCAATACCATGGGTCCAATAGTGGTAATGCGGGACATCCAGTTTGTTAAAATACTGCCCAAGACCCGCAGTGGTAAAATCATGCGCCGGGTTATGCGTACTCTCTGGTCGAATGCCGAACTGGGTGATCTGTCAACTATTGAGGAGGAAGCTTCGGTTAGTGAAATTAAGGAAGCTATCCAAAAGATGCGCGGCTAAGCTTCGCTGCATAATTAACCGGTGAAATGCAGGTGGTATTATGGAAGAAATGCTGAAAAAGGTGATTTCCGGAGACCGGAGAACGGTAGCGCGAGCTATTACTATGGTTGAAAACAGGGACCCCCGGAGATATAAAATGCTGGCAGGACTGCGGTCACGGGTTTCCCATGCTTTAGTTGTCGGCATCACCGGTCCTCCTGGCGCAGGCAAGAGCGCCCTGGCAGACCGGCTAATTACTGAGTACCGCCGGAAGGGGCTGACTGTGGGCATAATCGCAGTTGACCCCAGCAGTCCCTTTACCGGTGGCGCCCTTCTGGGGGACCGTATCCGGATGCAGCAGCATGCTACAGACAGTGGTGTCTTTATCCGCAGCATGGGCACCAGGGGCAGTCTTGGAGGACTGTCCCTGGCAACCGGGGAAGCGGCACAGATTTTGGCTGCCAGCGGTAAAGATATCATATTGATAGAAACTGTTGGAGTTGGGCAGTCTGAGATGGAAATAATGAAGATTGCAGATACCACCATAGTTGTACTTACACCCGGAGGGGGTGACAGTATCCAGACCATCAAGGCTGGGATAATGGAGATTGCCGATGTATTTGCCTTAAACAAGGCCGACCTGCCCGGGGCCAGGCGTATGGCCAGAGAGGTCAGGATAATGGTTGAAACAAACTGTCACGGAGCCCCCTGGTGTCCTCCGGTGGTTGAGACGGTAACAATCAATGGACAGGGGGTCAGTGAGCTGGCTCAGGCTGTAAAAAACCATTGCCAATACCTGTCTGAGAGCGGAAAACTGGAGGAGAAACGGCAGCAGCGTGTCCTGGATGAACTTTCGGAGACAATAATCTCCTTGTTTGGCGAGTGGTTAGGACGGCAGGGACAACAACAAGGACTGCTCACAAACGCGGCCCACCGGGTTGCCTCTGGGCAGGCTGACCCTTATGGGGCAGCCGTGGCGATGCTCCAGGGGATATTTGCCGGAGGGTTCAAGGAAGAGATATATTCCTTTGGCTGCCAGGATGTGTTATAAAATTGGAGAGGGGGGATGATGTTGGCTGATTTTAATGTTGCCATAGTTGGCGCCGGCCGCGGGGGAGCAACTCTGTACAGGATCCTGAAAACCATGGAGCGCATCAATATTGCCGGGATTGCTGACAAAAACCCTCATGCTCCAGGGATGCTGCTGGCCAAAAAGGATGGTGTGTTCAACACTACGGACTTTGTGGAACTTATAAGAAAACCCGGAATTGATGTGATTATAGAAGCCACCGGTCAAAATGAGGTCCAGAGCAGGATTCATCACGTCAAGCATGGTGACACGGCAGTAATGGAAGCACAGGCTGCCGACCTGATGATGTTGATATTGGAAGAAAAAGAGAAGCTGCTGGAAATTAAAAGAATAAAAGGAGAACTTTCAGCTATTCTGAATTCGGTCCAGGAGGCCATAGAAGTTGCCGATATGAACGGGCTTATCAAATACGTCAACCCGGCCTTCAGCAGGGTTACAGGCATTCCGGAAGAGACCCGGATAGGGCAGAATATTTTTGAGGTCTCACCGGAGGGGGCTCTGGCTCAGGCTATCCTAACTCAAAAGCCTGTGACCGGCCAGCGGAAAGTTGGCGGTTCAGATTCCGAGGTTGTCTCGAATGCATGTCCAATAGCGATTGATGGCAGTATATATGGTGCGGTGGTTTCTTTTCAACCCATTACAGATATAATGAAGCTTATGGATGAACTGAAAGATAGCTGTAACATGATCCGTAACCTGCAGAACAGGCTGGGGCAGGTTAGTGGCAGCAAATACTCCTTTGATGATTTAGCGGGACGCTCTCAGGGTATTATAGAAGCCAAACTGATGGGCAGGAAAGCAGCCTTGACAGATTCCACGGTAATAATTTACGGTGAAAGCGGGACAGGGAAAGAGCTTTTTGCCCATGCCCTGCACAAGGCAAGCAACCGCAGCGGAGCGCCATTTATTAAAGTTAATTGTGCCGCTATACCGGAGACCCTGCTGGAAAGTGAGTTTTTTGGGCATGAGAAAGGCGCATTTACGGGAGCGACGAAAACAAAGCTCGGCAAATTTGAATTGGCTCAGGGAGGCTCCATTTTTCTGGATGAAATAGGTGATATGAACCTTTCTTTACAGTCAAAGCTGCTCAGGGTTCTTCAGGAAAAGGAAATAGAGCGGATTGGCGGGTCTGTTACTATCAAGACCGATGTTCGGGTAATTTCTGCTACCAACAGAAACCTGAAAGAGATGGTCAAAAAGGGCGATTTCAGGCAAGACCTTTTTTACAGGCTCAATGTAGTGGAGCTTCACATACCTCCCCTGAGGGAGAGGAAGGAAGACCTGAAATTATTAATAGATTATTTTATTAGCAGGTTTAGCCGGAAACTTGGCAAAAAGGTTAAAGGGGTCTCCCGGAAAGCATATGAACGCCTTTATGTATATCACTGGCCCGGAAATATTAGGGAACTCGAAAATGTCCTTGAGAGTGCCATCATAAAAATGGACAACGGGGAAGAGGTCATTACCCATTTGCATATTGGACAATTGGCGGGAAGACTATTAGAGACAGGATCCTGGTGTCCCGGTGAAATTGTCCCAATCGAAGAAATGGAAAAGAAAATGATTAAAAGGGCTCTGGATGAATTTGGAGGCAGTTTGGAAGGCAAAAAGCAGGCGGCCTCTACCTTGAAAATTTCCCTGGCTACTCTCTATAACAAGATGAAGAAATTTGGTTACTAAGATATAAGACGTAAGGGTCTCACTATGTTATTCTAAAATTTAGAATAATTATTGCAATAATTAGAATAGCTTGTGGCTGTAACGTTTATACCCTGTCTCGTTTCATGGTGTTATAAGAATTAAAACTTTCAAAGGTGTCTGAAAGGCCGGAAACTCAGGGAAACAGGGGACAATGAGGTCTGGCATGGTATTTGCATTACCATATAGAAAAGATATAGAAAAGTTTTGGGGGGGTTTGCATGAAAACAATCAAATATGAGGACATTGTCAGTGTAGTCAGCGGATTGTGTCAGGAGGCAAATTACTATCTGGAGGAAGATGTTCTGAGAGCTATCCAGAAAAGCCGGGAACAGGAAGATTCTCCCCTTGGCATCAATATTCTCGACCAGTTGATTGAAAATGCGAAAATAGCCCGGGAAGAAAGGCTGCCGATGTGTCAGGACACGGGTTTTGCGGTATTTTTTGTGGAAGTCGGGCAGGATCTTCGCCTTGAAGGGGGTGTCCTGGAAGATGCAATTAATGAAGGTGTACGGCAGGGTTATACTGAGGGCTACCTAAGGAAATCCATAGTTGGGCATCCCCTGGAAAGAAAAAATACCGGGGATAATACTCCGGCCATAATTTATACCAACCTGGTGGCTGGGGATAAACTGAAAATCACCATTGCTCCCAAGGGAGGCGGTAGTGAGAACATGAGTGGTGTCAGAATGCTGAAGCCGGCCCAGGGAGTCGAGGGTGTGAAGAGTTTTGTTATTGAGACTGTAGATAAGGCCGGTTCTAATCCCTGCCCGCCAATTGTTGTGGGGGTAGGCATTGGGGGAACCATGGAAAAGGCGGCGCTCCTGGCCAAACAGGCTCTCCTGAGACCGCTGGATCAGCGGCATGAGGACCCGTCTATAGCAACTTTGGAAGAGGACCTGCTGGAGGAGATAAACAAATTGGGCATTGGGCCCCAGGGTCTTGGCGGCAGGACAACTGCACTGGCTGTTAATGTAGAGATTTTTCCGGCACATATTGCAAGTCTGCCGGTGGCAGTAAACATTAACTGTCATTCAGCACGGCACAAAACTATTATTTTATGAGGGAGGGTGGTTTGATTGGCTGAATATACAGTGGCAGCGCCTTTGGATGATGATATGATTGAAAAACTAGAAGCCGGGGACTTGGTGTTCCTTAATGGTACGATTTATACCGGTCGGGATGCGGCACATAAAAAATTATTTGAATTGATACAGGAGGGCAAAGAACTGCCTGTTGATCTCACAGGTCAGATAATATATTACGTGGGACCTTCTCCGGCTAGGCCGGGACAGGTAATTGGTTCTGCGGGACCCACCACCAGCGGGCGTATGGATGCATACACACCGGCCCTGCTGGACCTTGGCTTAAAAGGTATGATTGGCAAAGGCCTGCGTTCCCGGGAAGTGCTTGATTCCATCAAAAAAAACAGGGCAATTTACTTTGCGGCTACTGGAGGGGCGGCTGCCCTTATTTCAAAACGCATCATCAAGTCAGAAGTTGTTGCTTATCCTGAGCTGGGTCCGGAAGCTATATACCGGTTGGAGGTCGAGAACTTCCCGGTGATTGTCGTTAATGATACCCATGGTGGAG of the Phosphitispora fastidiosa genome contains:
- a CDS encoding acetate--CoA ligase; the protein is MGDNFEGLKTVGTGLIPPHVRAFMKWAEEDPEGFWENAAVKAANDIHWFKKWDKVFTWDYPTFRWFEGGLTNISYNCLDYNIERGRAGRAALVAESGETSEANTVTYAELLYRVQKIAAALRGMGAKKGDRIVVYMPTSIDSIATMLACARIGAIHVVIFAGFSAGAVADRVNISGAQYVILQDQNLRRGKPVNLKKIVDDGLDRCPPDQIKKVVVLKKGANPEMKDGRDIFWDDFLAGGEGQSSAVELMESNEPLFMLPTSGTTAKPKVTVQKHGGYQIYVYNMAKWIYGLDETDIWFCTSDIGWIVGHSYNVYGPLLHGCTSVIYEGTPDYPRKDMWWAIAEKYKATALWLSPTGVRGLMRLGLDQAKSHDLSTVKRIFCAGEVLNPPAWKWLQEEVFENRIPVIDHMWQTETSGPIFANPYGLGMIPIKPGSAGIPVPGVVMEIVDDKTGEKTPIGDKGAMLIKRPFPGLVSTLWGDPETYLTSYWEKYPATKGAYYCGDAATMDEDGYIWFAGRSDEVMKIAAHRIGTIEVENALISHEAVAESGVSGVPDELRGEVACAFVVLKAGYEPSKELTQELITHVRNTMGPIVVMRDIQFVKILPKTRSGKIMRRVMRTLWSNAELGDLSTIEEEASVSEIKEAIQKMRG
- a CDS encoding biotin/lipoyl-containing protein, with the translated sequence MKKKLKITINNQSYLVTVEEVRESALQAVEPQGVVGRPVASRPSIRPLPSKPVLVDASRNEAGTGVVSPMPGVILNVKVQEGDSVKQGDVVVVLEAMKMENEITAKKGGVVGEVLVKEGQTVSAGEVIMVID
- a CDS encoding sigma 54-interacting transcriptional regulator, whose protein sequence is MMLADFNVAIVGAGRGGATLYRILKTMERINIAGIADKNPHAPGMLLAKKDGVFNTTDFVELIRKPGIDVIIEATGQNEVQSRIHHVKHGDTAVMEAQAADLMMLILEEKEKLLEIKRIKGELSAILNSVQEAIEVADMNGLIKYVNPAFSRVTGIPEETRIGQNIFEVSPEGALAQAILTQKPVTGQRKVGGSDSEVVSNACPIAIDGSIYGAVVSFQPITDIMKLMDELKDSCNMIRNLQNRLGQVSGSKYSFDDLAGRSQGIIEAKLMGRKAALTDSTVIIYGESGTGKELFAHALHKASNRSGAPFIKVNCAAIPETLLESEFFGHEKGAFTGATKTKLGKFELAQGGSIFLDEIGDMNLSLQSKLLRVLQEKEIERIGGSVTIKTDVRVISATNRNLKEMVKKGDFRQDLFYRLNVVELHIPPLRERKEDLKLLIDYFISRFSRKLGKKVKGVSRKAYERLYVYHWPGNIRELENVLESAIIKMDNGEEVITHLHIGQLAGRLLETGSWCPGEIVPIEEMEKKMIKRALDEFGGSLEGKKQAASTLKISLATLYNKMKKFGY
- a CDS encoding acyl-CoA carboxylase subunit beta: MTTEDKLAQLEVRREKVKAGGGERRIQRQHMAGKLTARERIQRLLDPGTFVELDMFVQGPAPDFAKEGDEQLGEGVVTGYGMINGRLVYLFSQDFTTYGGALGKKHATKICKVMDLAVKVGAPFIGLNDSGGARIQEGVSALSAYGEIFYRNTLASGVIPQISVIMGPCAGGAVYSPAITDFVFMVANTSQMFITGPQVIKAVTGEDVSTEELGGAMTHNQTSGVASFVSQDEDECLDMIRHLLEFIPQNNLSDPPRVEPHEPLFDREIDSIVPESPNKQYDVRDVIRAVADNSELFEVHRYFAENVVTGLARIDGRSVGIVANQPRVLAGCLDINGSDKIARFVRFCDSFNIPLVTFVDVPGFLPGTGQEYGGIIRHGAKILYAYSEATVPKISIILRKAYGGAYVAMCSRSIGADIALSWPNAEIAVMGPEGAANIIFREDINNAEKPEEVRAQKITEYREKFANPYIACSQGMVDDVIDPRDTRNRLINSLNMLVNKRESRPGKKHGNIPL
- a CDS encoding fumarate hydratase, which codes for MKTIKYEDIVSVVSGLCQEANYYLEEDVLRAIQKSREQEDSPLGINILDQLIENAKIAREERLPMCQDTGFAVFFVEVGQDLRLEGGVLEDAINEGVRQGYTEGYLRKSIVGHPLERKNTGDNTPAIIYTNLVAGDKLKITIAPKGGGSENMSGVRMLKPAQGVEGVKSFVIETVDKAGSNPCPPIVVGVGIGGTMEKAALLAKQALLRPLDQRHEDPSIATLEEDLLEEINKLGIGPQGLGGRTTALAVNVEIFPAHIASLPVAVNINCHSARHKTIIL
- the meaB gene encoding methylmalonyl Co-A mutase-associated GTPase MeaB; the encoded protein is MEEMLKKVISGDRRTVARAITMVENRDPRRYKMLAGLRSRVSHALVVGITGPPGAGKSALADRLITEYRRKGLTVGIIAVDPSSPFTGGALLGDRIRMQQHATDSGVFIRSMGTRGSLGGLSLATGEAAQILAASGKDIILIETVGVGQSEMEIMKIADTTIVVLTPGGGDSIQTIKAGIMEIADVFALNKADLPGARRMAREVRIMVETNCHGAPWCPPVVETVTINGQGVSELAQAVKNHCQYLSESGKLEEKRQQRVLDELSETIISLFGEWLGRQGQQQGLLTNAAHRVASGQADPYGAAVAMLQGIFAGGFKEEIYSFGCQDVL
- a CDS encoding Fe-S-containing hydro-lyase, with product MAEYTVAAPLDDDMIEKLEAGDLVFLNGTIYTGRDAAHKKLFELIQEGKELPVDLTGQIIYYVGPSPARPGQVIGSAGPTTSGRMDAYTPALLDLGLKGMIGKGLRSREVLDSIKKNRAIYFAATGGAAALISKRIIKSEVVAYPELGPEAIYRLEVENFPVIVVNDTHGGDMYNMGRQQYQGE